A genomic region of Janthinobacterium lividum contains the following coding sequences:
- a CDS encoding ABC transporter ATP-binding protein — protein MAAAQIQLQGVSKRYGTVTAVDDVSLTIEAGSLTTLLGPSGCGKTTMLRMLAGLELASAGRILIGGRDVTHVGAAGRNVTMVFQSYALFPHMSVFDNVAYGLRLAGRPKAEVQERAMAGLALTGLDAYARRWPSELSGGQQQRVAIARALVLEPEVLLFDEPLSNLDTQLRRMLRKEIRELQQRLQLTVVYVTHDQAEALAISDQVVLMHRGKVAQASTPQGIYRAPRDAFVATFLGDCNLAPGRLMAIEGALGRVCMGGLELRLPHCGQAPGPVQLAMRPQALRLAGAGQAGGVAAEITSVTFLGGLLEIELRTAFGPWLVHAAPQAGLAPGMPVTVMLDTSSMALLAA, from the coding sequence ATGGCAGCAGCACAGATTCAATTGCAGGGCGTCTCGAAGCGCTACGGCACGGTCACCGCCGTGGATGACGTGTCGTTGACGATCGAGGCCGGATCGCTGACGACCTTGCTGGGGCCATCGGGCTGCGGCAAGACCACGATGCTGCGCATGCTGGCGGGGCTGGAACTCGCCTCGGCAGGCCGGATTCTCATCGGTGGCCGCGATGTCACGCATGTCGGCGCGGCCGGGCGCAACGTCACCATGGTGTTCCAGAGCTACGCCCTGTTCCCGCACATGAGCGTGTTCGACAACGTCGCCTACGGCTTGCGCCTGGCGGGGCGTCCCAAGGCCGAGGTGCAGGAGCGCGCCATGGCCGGCCTGGCGCTGACGGGACTCGATGCGTATGCGCGGCGCTGGCCGTCCGAGCTGTCCGGCGGCCAGCAGCAGCGCGTGGCCATCGCCCGCGCGCTGGTGCTCGAGCCGGAGGTGCTGCTGTTCGACGAACCGCTGTCGAATCTGGATACGCAGCTGCGCCGCATGCTGCGCAAGGAAATCCGCGAATTGCAGCAGCGCTTGCAGCTGACCGTGGTGTACGTCACCCACGATCAGGCCGAGGCGCTGGCCATTTCGGACCAGGTGGTGCTCATGCATCGCGGCAAGGTGGCGCAGGCCAGCACGCCGCAGGGCATCTACCGCGCACCGCGCGACGCTTTCGTCGCCACCTTTCTGGGCGACTGCAACCTTGCGCCGGGTCGCCTGATGGCCATCGAAGGTGCGCTGGGAAGAGTCTGCATGGGCGGCCTGGAGCTGCGCCTGCCCCATTGCGGCCAGGCGCCGGGGCCGGTGCAACTGGCCATGCGGCCGCAGGCGCTGCGTCTTGCGGGCGCGGGCCAGGCGGGTGGCGTGGCTGCCGAGATCACCAGCGTCACCTTTCTCGGTGGCTTGCTGGAGATCGAATTGCGCACCGCGTTCGGCCCGTGGCTGGTGCATGCGGCGCCGCAAGCCGGCCTGGCGCCGGGCATGCCGGTCACGGTCATGCTCGACACGAGTTCCATGGCGCTGCTGGCCGCGTAG
- a CDS encoding ABC transporter substrate-binding protein encodes MMNRRTMLARLGLLAGGAAAWPARTAAAAPLAPVLAGHPAYIVNYLPHMVALTQQYMREEGLDFRLMSSDGGTKLRDIVAGGQVSFGLGDSTHPIQLANRGRPAKILLAIDRRCPYTNVVVRSDLYEKGITTLQALADYRRPDRARPIVAVATLGGGQYVYASYLFEQIGAANKLNLVSGGVTLTMLGGLRSGQFDAIVAPAAWQIEAERGGFGKTIFDVSDDASWNRYFGGPLPVTCAYALQSTIDRYPQLVQAYVNGMVRALHWIRRSSSAQIWQEVGVRQLRETRADTAVLELDAFKRTASYDGETDAAAFANGAPIWFRPGTGIKPIRYADVTDLSFLHLSRRKYG; translated from the coding sequence ATGATGAACCGACGAACGATGCTTGCCCGGCTGGGCCTGTTGGCAGGCGGTGCCGCCGCCTGGCCGGCGCGCACGGCCGCGGCGGCGCCGCTGGCCCCCGTGCTGGCCGGGCACCCTGCCTACATCGTGAACTACCTGCCGCACATGGTCGCCTTGACCCAGCAGTACATGCGCGAGGAGGGCCTCGATTTTCGCCTCATGTCGTCCGATGGCGGGACCAAGCTGCGCGACATCGTCGCCGGTGGCCAGGTCAGCTTCGGCCTGGGCGACAGCACGCATCCGATCCAGCTGGCCAACCGGGGCCGCCCGGCCAAGATACTGCTGGCGATCGACCGCCGCTGTCCGTATACCAACGTGGTGGTGCGCAGCGACCTGTACGAGAAAGGCATCACCACCTTGCAGGCGCTGGCCGACTACCGCCGGCCGGACCGCGCGCGTCCCATCGTGGCCGTGGCGACCCTGGGTGGCGGCCAGTATGTGTATGCCAGCTACCTGTTCGAGCAGATCGGCGCCGCCAACAAGCTGAACCTGGTGTCCGGCGGCGTCACGCTGACCATGCTCGGCGGCCTGCGCAGCGGCCAGTTCGACGCCATCGTCGCGCCGGCCGCCTGGCAGATCGAGGCCGAGCGCGGCGGTTTTGGCAAGACCATCTTTGACGTGTCCGACGACGCCAGCTGGAACCGCTATTTCGGCGGCCCCCTGCCGGTGACATGCGCCTATGCGCTGCAATCGACGATCGACCGGTATCCGCAACTGGTGCAGGCATATGTCAATGGCATGGTGCGGGCGCTGCACTGGATACGCCGCAGCAGCAGCGCGCAGATATGGCAGGAAGTCGGCGTCAGGCAGCTGCGTGAAACGCGCGCCGATACGGCCGTGCTGGAACTCGATGCCTTCAAGCGCACGGCCAGCTACGACGGTGAAACCGATGCCGCCGCCTTTGCCAACGGCGCGCCCATCTGGTTCCGTCCAGGCACTGGCATCAAGCCGATCCGCTACGCGGACGTCACCGACCTGTCTTTCCTTCACCTGAGTAGGCGCAAATATGGCTAG